A portion of the Anomaloglossus baeobatrachus isolate aAnoBae1 unplaced genomic scaffold, aAnoBae1.hap1 Scaffold_103, whole genome shotgun sequence genome contains these proteins:
- the LOC142260413 gene encoding elongation factor 1-alpha, oocyte form-like, whose amino-acid sequence MGKEKIHINIVVIGHVDSGKSTTTGHLIYKCGGIDKRSIEKFEKEVAEMGKGSFKYAWVLDKLKAERELGITIDISLWKFETRKYYITIIDAPGHRDFIKNMITGTSQADCALLIVGEFEAGISKSGQTREHALLAFTLGVKQLIIGVNKMDSTEPPYSEGRFKEISKEVSDYVYMITHNSYPCFPHRV is encoded by the exons ATGGGGAAAGAGAAGATCCACATCAACATCGTGGTCATCGGCCATGTGGACTCCGGGAAGTCCACCACCACCGGACACCTGATCTACAAGTGCGGCGGCATCGACAAGAGATCCATCGAGAAGTTTGAGAAGGAAGTGGCGGAGATGGGCAAGGGCTCCTTCAAGTATGCCTGGGTCCTGGACAAGCTGAAGGCGGAGCGGGAGCTTGGCATCACCATTGATATCTCACTGTGGAAGTTCGAGACTAGGAAGTACTACATCACCATCATTGATGCTCCAGGGCATCGGGACTTCATCAAGAACATGATCACTGGCACCTCTCAGGCGGATTGCGCTCTCCTGATTGTGGGGGAGTTTGAAGCTGGGATTTCCAAGAGTGGCCAGACTCGTGAACATGCTCTCCTCGCCTTTACATTGGGAGTAAAACAACTGATCATCGGTGTGAACAAGATGGATTCCACAGAGCCTCCGTACAGCGAGGGCAGGTTTAAAGAAATTAGCAAAGAAGTTTCTGACTATGTgtatatgatcactcataactcataccctt GTTTTCCACATAGAGTTTAA